One stretch of Ananas comosus cultivar F153 linkage group 6, ASM154086v1, whole genome shotgun sequence DNA includes these proteins:
- the LOC109711849 gene encoding zeaxanthin epoxidase, chloroplastic-like isoform X5, giving the protein MASREARKPRILIAGGGVAGLVLALAAKRRGFEVRVFEKDLSAVRGEGQYRGPIILHGNALAVLAAIDPDVARQVLAAACVTGDRLNGLADGITGDWFIKIDLLTPARKKGLPLTRSICRMTLQDILLKAIGSDTVYNRSKVVDFREHQNKVTVILGDGREYEGDVLVGADGIWSKVRAKLFGWQDAQYSNYTCYSGSVDYVPSYISTVGYRVFVGFNQYFVACDIGCGKMQWYGFHKEPPGSADPPTGKRKRLLELYEGWCSEVVALISRTSESMILRRDLYDRDMIYTWGRGRITLVGDAAHAMQPALGQSGCMAIEDCYQLVLELEKAYVKCDCHDKHADEIALAIARYERKRILRVGIVHAVTRMAARMSSTYRPYLDFGPGCLSFLTNLRIPNPAIYGAQFVVGHIIMPIVMTWMLNGHGVW; this is encoded by the exons ATGGCGTCTCGGGAAGCGCGGAAGCCGCGGATCCTGATCGCGGGCGGCGGCGTGGCGGGGCTGGTGCTGGCCCTGGCGGCGAAACGGCGGGGCTTCGAGGTGCGCGTCTTCGAGAAGGACCTGAGCGCCGTGCGGGGCGAGGGGCAGTACCGCGGCCCCATCATCCTCCACGGCAACGCCCTCGCCGTCCTCGCCGCCATCGACCCCGACGTCGCCCGCCAGGTCCTCGCTGCCGCCTGCGTCACCGGGGACCGCCTCAACGGCCTCGCCGACGGCATCACCGGAGACTG GTTTATAAAAATTGACCTTTTAACTCCTGCTCGGAAGAAGGGACTTCCGTTGACCCGATCCATATGTAGAATGACATTACAAGACATCTTACTGAAGGCAATAGGATCTGATACAGTATATAATAGGTCAAAAGTTGTCGACTTCAGGGAGCATCAAAATAAG GTAACTGTAATCCTTGGCGATGGAAGGGAGTACGAAGGTGATGTACTAGTTGGGGCTGATGGAATATGGTCGAAG GTTCGTGCAAAACTATTTGGGTGGCAAGATGCTCAATATTCGAATTATACATGTTATAGCGGATCAGTAGACTATGTGCCTTCGTATATCAGCACAGTCGG GTATCGCGTGTTTGTGGGTTTCAACCAGTATTTTGTTGCTTGTGATATTGGATGTGGAAAGATGCAGTGGTATGGATTTCATAAGGAACCTCCAGGAAGTGCTGATCCTCCTACAG GCAAAAGGAAAAGGCTTCTAGAACTATACGAAGGTTGGTGCAGTGAGGTGGTCGCTCTAATTTCACGGACTTCTGAATCTATGATATTGCGGAGAGACTTGTATGACAGAGACATGATCTATACTTGGGGAAGAGGGCGCATTACGCTTGTAGGTGATGCAGCCCATGCCATGCAGCCTGCTCTTGGCCAGAGTGGTTGCATGGCCATTGag GATTGTTATCAGCTTGTACTTGAACTTGAGAAAGCTTATGTCAAATGTGATTGTCATGATAAACATGCGGATGAAATTGCCTTAGCAATTGCAAG GTATGAGAGGAAAAGGATACTTAGAGTTGGTATAGTGCATGCGGTGACACGGATGGCTGCCAGAATGTCCTCTACATACCGACCCTATTTGGATTTCGGGCCAGGATGCCTATCG TTTCTCACAAATCTGAGAATACCAAATCCAGCTATTTATGGAGCACAATTCGTTGTCGGACATATTATCATGCCTATTGTTATGACTTGGATGCTGAATGGCCATGG GGTCTGGTGA
- the LOC109711849 gene encoding zeaxanthin epoxidase, chloroplastic-like isoform X6, with product MASREARKPRILIAGGGVAGLVLALAAKRRGFEVRVFEKDLSAVRGEGQYRGPIILHGNALAVLAAIDPDVARQVLAAACVTGDRLNGLADGITGDWFIKIDLLTPARKKGLPLTRSICRMTLQDILLKAIGSDTVYNRSKVVDFREHQNKVTVILGDGREYEGDVLVGADGIWSKVRAKLFGWQDAQYSNYTCYSGSVDYVPSYISTVGYRVFVGFNQYFVACDIGCGKMQWYGFHKEPPGSADPPTGKRKRLLELYEGWCSEVVALISRTSESMILRRDLYDRDMIYTWGRGRITLVGDAAHAMQPALGQSGCMAIEDCYQLVLELEKAYVKCDCHDKHADEIALAIASFHRYERKRILRVGIVHAVTRMAARMSSTYRPYLDFGPGCLSVVSHKSENTKSSYLWSTIRCRTYYHAYCYDLDAEWPWLNRRRTSMKDFIGVIICPI from the exons ATGGCGTCTCGGGAAGCGCGGAAGCCGCGGATCCTGATCGCGGGCGGCGGCGTGGCGGGGCTGGTGCTGGCCCTGGCGGCGAAACGGCGGGGCTTCGAGGTGCGCGTCTTCGAGAAGGACCTGAGCGCCGTGCGGGGCGAGGGGCAGTACCGCGGCCCCATCATCCTCCACGGCAACGCCCTCGCCGTCCTCGCCGCCATCGACCCCGACGTCGCCCGCCAGGTCCTCGCTGCCGCCTGCGTCACCGGGGACCGCCTCAACGGCCTCGCCGACGGCATCACCGGAGACTG GTTTATAAAAATTGACCTTTTAACTCCTGCTCGGAAGAAGGGACTTCCGTTGACCCGATCCATATGTAGAATGACATTACAAGACATCTTACTGAAGGCAATAGGATCTGATACAGTATATAATAGGTCAAAAGTTGTCGACTTCAGGGAGCATCAAAATAAG GTAACTGTAATCCTTGGCGATGGAAGGGAGTACGAAGGTGATGTACTAGTTGGGGCTGATGGAATATGGTCGAAG GTTCGTGCAAAACTATTTGGGTGGCAAGATGCTCAATATTCGAATTATACATGTTATAGCGGATCAGTAGACTATGTGCCTTCGTATATCAGCACAGTCGG GTATCGCGTGTTTGTGGGTTTCAACCAGTATTTTGTTGCTTGTGATATTGGATGTGGAAAGATGCAGTGGTATGGATTTCATAAGGAACCTCCAGGAAGTGCTGATCCTCCTACAG GCAAAAGGAAAAGGCTTCTAGAACTATACGAAGGTTGGTGCAGTGAGGTGGTCGCTCTAATTTCACGGACTTCTGAATCTATGATATTGCGGAGAGACTTGTATGACAGAGACATGATCTATACTTGGGGAAGAGGGCGCATTACGCTTGTAGGTGATGCAGCCCATGCCATGCAGCCTGCTCTTGGCCAGAGTGGTTGCATGGCCATTGag GATTGTTATCAGCTTGTACTTGAACTTGAGAAAGCTTATGTCAAATGTGATTGTCATGATAAACATGCGGATGAAATTGCCTTAGCAATTGCAAG TTTTCACAGGTATGAGAGGAAAAGGATACTTAGAGTTGGTATAGTGCATGCGGTGACACGGATGGCTGCCAGAATGTCCTCTACATACCGACCCTATTTGGATTTCGGGCCAGGATGCCTATCGGTAG TTTCTCACAAATCTGAGAATACCAAATCCAGCTATTTATGGAGCACAATTCGTTGTCGGACATATTATCATGCCTATTGTTATGACTTGGATGCTGAATGGCCATGG CTAAACAGGCGTCGCACATCCATGAAAGATTTTATTGGTGTGATTATTTGCCCTATCTAA
- the LOC109711849 gene encoding zeaxanthin epoxidase, chloroplastic-like isoform X2 gives MASREARKPRILIAGGGVAGLVLALAAKRRGFEVRVFEKDLSAVRGEGQYRGPIILHGNALAVLAAIDPDVARQVLAAACVTGDRLNGLADGITGDWFIKIDLLTPARKKGLPLTRSICRMTLQDILLKAIGSDTVYNRSKVVDFREHQNKVTVILGDGREYEGDVLVGADGIWSKVRAKLFGWQDAQYSNYTCYSGSVDYVPSYISTVGYRVFVGFNQYFVACDIGCGKMQWYGFHKEPPGSADPPTGKRKRLLELYEGWCSEVVALISRTSESMILRRDLYDRDMIYTWGRGRITLVGDAAHAMQPALGQSGCMAIEDCYQLVLELEKAYVKCDCHDKHADEIALAIASFHRYERKRILRVGIVHAVTRMAARMSSTYRPYLDFGPGCLSVVSHKSENTKSSYLWSTIRCRTYYHAYCYDLDAEWPWGLVIGAQR, from the exons ATGGCGTCTCGGGAAGCGCGGAAGCCGCGGATCCTGATCGCGGGCGGCGGCGTGGCGGGGCTGGTGCTGGCCCTGGCGGCGAAACGGCGGGGCTTCGAGGTGCGCGTCTTCGAGAAGGACCTGAGCGCCGTGCGGGGCGAGGGGCAGTACCGCGGCCCCATCATCCTCCACGGCAACGCCCTCGCCGTCCTCGCCGCCATCGACCCCGACGTCGCCCGCCAGGTCCTCGCTGCCGCCTGCGTCACCGGGGACCGCCTCAACGGCCTCGCCGACGGCATCACCGGAGACTG GTTTATAAAAATTGACCTTTTAACTCCTGCTCGGAAGAAGGGACTTCCGTTGACCCGATCCATATGTAGAATGACATTACAAGACATCTTACTGAAGGCAATAGGATCTGATACAGTATATAATAGGTCAAAAGTTGTCGACTTCAGGGAGCATCAAAATAAG GTAACTGTAATCCTTGGCGATGGAAGGGAGTACGAAGGTGATGTACTAGTTGGGGCTGATGGAATATGGTCGAAG GTTCGTGCAAAACTATTTGGGTGGCAAGATGCTCAATATTCGAATTATACATGTTATAGCGGATCAGTAGACTATGTGCCTTCGTATATCAGCACAGTCGG GTATCGCGTGTTTGTGGGTTTCAACCAGTATTTTGTTGCTTGTGATATTGGATGTGGAAAGATGCAGTGGTATGGATTTCATAAGGAACCTCCAGGAAGTGCTGATCCTCCTACAG GCAAAAGGAAAAGGCTTCTAGAACTATACGAAGGTTGGTGCAGTGAGGTGGTCGCTCTAATTTCACGGACTTCTGAATCTATGATATTGCGGAGAGACTTGTATGACAGAGACATGATCTATACTTGGGGAAGAGGGCGCATTACGCTTGTAGGTGATGCAGCCCATGCCATGCAGCCTGCTCTTGGCCAGAGTGGTTGCATGGCCATTGag GATTGTTATCAGCTTGTACTTGAACTTGAGAAAGCTTATGTCAAATGTGATTGTCATGATAAACATGCGGATGAAATTGCCTTAGCAATTGCAAG TTTTCACAGGTATGAGAGGAAAAGGATACTTAGAGTTGGTATAGTGCATGCGGTGACACGGATGGCTGCCAGAATGTCCTCTACATACCGACCCTATTTGGATTTCGGGCCAGGATGCCTATCGGTAG TTTCTCACAAATCTGAGAATACCAAATCCAGCTATTTATGGAGCACAATTCGTTGTCGGACATATTATCATGCCTATTGTTATGACTTGGATGCTGAATGGCCATGG GGTCTGGTGATTGGGGCTCAGCGGTAG
- the LOC109711849 gene encoding zeaxanthin epoxidase, chloroplastic-like isoform X4, translated as MASREARKPRILIAGGGVAGLVLALAAKRRGFEVRVFEKDLSAVRGEGQYRGPIILHGNALAVLAAIDPDVARQVLAAACVTGDRLNGLADGITGDWFIKIDLLTPARKKGLPLTRSICRMTLQDILLKAIGSDTVYNRSKVVDFREHQNKVTVILGDGREYEGDVLVGADGIWSKVRAKLFGWQDAQYSNYTCYSGSVDYVPSYISTVGYRVFVGFNQYFVACDIGCGKMQWYGFHKEPPGSADPPTGKRKRLLELYEGWCSEVVALISRTSESMILRRDLYDRDMIYTWGRGRITLVGDAAHAMQPALGQSGCMAIEDCYQLVLELEKAYVKCDCHDKHADEIALAIASFHRYERKRILRVGIVHAVTRMAARMSSTYRPYLDFGPGCLSFLTNLRIPNPAIYGAQFVVGHIIMPIVMTWMLNGHG; from the exons ATGGCGTCTCGGGAAGCGCGGAAGCCGCGGATCCTGATCGCGGGCGGCGGCGTGGCGGGGCTGGTGCTGGCCCTGGCGGCGAAACGGCGGGGCTTCGAGGTGCGCGTCTTCGAGAAGGACCTGAGCGCCGTGCGGGGCGAGGGGCAGTACCGCGGCCCCATCATCCTCCACGGCAACGCCCTCGCCGTCCTCGCCGCCATCGACCCCGACGTCGCCCGCCAGGTCCTCGCTGCCGCCTGCGTCACCGGGGACCGCCTCAACGGCCTCGCCGACGGCATCACCGGAGACTG GTTTATAAAAATTGACCTTTTAACTCCTGCTCGGAAGAAGGGACTTCCGTTGACCCGATCCATATGTAGAATGACATTACAAGACATCTTACTGAAGGCAATAGGATCTGATACAGTATATAATAGGTCAAAAGTTGTCGACTTCAGGGAGCATCAAAATAAG GTAACTGTAATCCTTGGCGATGGAAGGGAGTACGAAGGTGATGTACTAGTTGGGGCTGATGGAATATGGTCGAAG GTTCGTGCAAAACTATTTGGGTGGCAAGATGCTCAATATTCGAATTATACATGTTATAGCGGATCAGTAGACTATGTGCCTTCGTATATCAGCACAGTCGG GTATCGCGTGTTTGTGGGTTTCAACCAGTATTTTGTTGCTTGTGATATTGGATGTGGAAAGATGCAGTGGTATGGATTTCATAAGGAACCTCCAGGAAGTGCTGATCCTCCTACAG GCAAAAGGAAAAGGCTTCTAGAACTATACGAAGGTTGGTGCAGTGAGGTGGTCGCTCTAATTTCACGGACTTCTGAATCTATGATATTGCGGAGAGACTTGTATGACAGAGACATGATCTATACTTGGGGAAGAGGGCGCATTACGCTTGTAGGTGATGCAGCCCATGCCATGCAGCCTGCTCTTGGCCAGAGTGGTTGCATGGCCATTGag GATTGTTATCAGCTTGTACTTGAACTTGAGAAAGCTTATGTCAAATGTGATTGTCATGATAAACATGCGGATGAAATTGCCTTAGCAATTGCAAG TTTTCACAGGTATGAGAGGAAAAGGATACTTAGAGTTGGTATAGTGCATGCGGTGACACGGATGGCTGCCAGAATGTCCTCTACATACCGACCCTATTTGGATTTCGGGCCAGGATGCCTATCG TTTCTCACAAATCTGAGAATACCAAATCCAGCTATTTATGGAGCACAATTCGTTGTCGGACATATTATCATGCCTATTGTTATGACTTGGATGCTGAATGGCCATGG CTAA
- the LOC109711849 gene encoding zeaxanthin epoxidase, chloroplastic-like isoform X3, translated as MASREARKPRILIAGGGVAGLVLALAAKRRGFEVRVFEKDLSAVRGEGQYRGPIILHGNALAVLAAIDPDVARQVLAAACVTGDRLNGLADGITGDWFIKIDLLTPARKKGLPLTRSICRMTLQDILLKAIGSDTVYNRSKVVDFREHQNKVTVILGDGREYEGDVLVGADGIWSKVRAKLFGWQDAQYSNYTCYSGSVDYVPSYISTVGYRVFVGFNQYFVACDIGCGKMQWYGFHKEPPGSADPPTGKRKRLLELYEGWCSEVVALISRTSESMILRRDLYDRDMIYTWGRGRITLVGDAAHAMQPALGQSGCMAIEDCYQLVLELEKAYVKCDCHDKHADEIALAIASFHRYERKRILRVGIVHAVTRMAARMSSTYRPYLDFGPGCLSFLTNLRIPNPAIYGAQFVVGHIIMPIVMTWMLNGHGVW; from the exons ATGGCGTCTCGGGAAGCGCGGAAGCCGCGGATCCTGATCGCGGGCGGCGGCGTGGCGGGGCTGGTGCTGGCCCTGGCGGCGAAACGGCGGGGCTTCGAGGTGCGCGTCTTCGAGAAGGACCTGAGCGCCGTGCGGGGCGAGGGGCAGTACCGCGGCCCCATCATCCTCCACGGCAACGCCCTCGCCGTCCTCGCCGCCATCGACCCCGACGTCGCCCGCCAGGTCCTCGCTGCCGCCTGCGTCACCGGGGACCGCCTCAACGGCCTCGCCGACGGCATCACCGGAGACTG GTTTATAAAAATTGACCTTTTAACTCCTGCTCGGAAGAAGGGACTTCCGTTGACCCGATCCATATGTAGAATGACATTACAAGACATCTTACTGAAGGCAATAGGATCTGATACAGTATATAATAGGTCAAAAGTTGTCGACTTCAGGGAGCATCAAAATAAG GTAACTGTAATCCTTGGCGATGGAAGGGAGTACGAAGGTGATGTACTAGTTGGGGCTGATGGAATATGGTCGAAG GTTCGTGCAAAACTATTTGGGTGGCAAGATGCTCAATATTCGAATTATACATGTTATAGCGGATCAGTAGACTATGTGCCTTCGTATATCAGCACAGTCGG GTATCGCGTGTTTGTGGGTTTCAACCAGTATTTTGTTGCTTGTGATATTGGATGTGGAAAGATGCAGTGGTATGGATTTCATAAGGAACCTCCAGGAAGTGCTGATCCTCCTACAG GCAAAAGGAAAAGGCTTCTAGAACTATACGAAGGTTGGTGCAGTGAGGTGGTCGCTCTAATTTCACGGACTTCTGAATCTATGATATTGCGGAGAGACTTGTATGACAGAGACATGATCTATACTTGGGGAAGAGGGCGCATTACGCTTGTAGGTGATGCAGCCCATGCCATGCAGCCTGCTCTTGGCCAGAGTGGTTGCATGGCCATTGag GATTGTTATCAGCTTGTACTTGAACTTGAGAAAGCTTATGTCAAATGTGATTGTCATGATAAACATGCGGATGAAATTGCCTTAGCAATTGCAAG TTTTCACAGGTATGAGAGGAAAAGGATACTTAGAGTTGGTATAGTGCATGCGGTGACACGGATGGCTGCCAGAATGTCCTCTACATACCGACCCTATTTGGATTTCGGGCCAGGATGCCTATCG TTTCTCACAAATCTGAGAATACCAAATCCAGCTATTTATGGAGCACAATTCGTTGTCGGACATATTATCATGCCTATTGTTATGACTTGGATGCTGAATGGCCATGG GGTCTGGTGA
- the LOC109711849 gene encoding zeaxanthin epoxidase, chloroplastic-like isoform X1, translating into MASREARKPRILIAGGGVAGLVLALAAKRRGFEVRVFEKDLSAVRGEGQYRGPIILHGNALAVLAAIDPDVARQVLAAACVTGDRLNGLADGITGDWFIKIDLLTPARKKGLPLTRSICRMTLQDILLKAIGSDTVYNRSKVVDFREHQNKVTVILGDGREYEGDVLVGADGIWSKVRAKLFGWQDAQYSNYTCYSGSVDYVPSYISTVGYRVFVGFNQYFVACDIGCGKMQWYGFHKEPPGSADPPTGKRKRLLELYEGWCSEVVALISRTSESMILRRDLYDRDMIYTWGRGRITLVGDAAHAMQPALGQSGCMAIEDCYQLVLELEKAYVKCDCHDKHADEIALAIARYERKRILRVGIVHAVTRMAARMSSTYRPYLDFGPGCLSVVSHKSENTKSSYLWSTIRCRTYYHAYCYDLDAEWPWLNRRRTSMKDFIGVIICPI; encoded by the exons ATGGCGTCTCGGGAAGCGCGGAAGCCGCGGATCCTGATCGCGGGCGGCGGCGTGGCGGGGCTGGTGCTGGCCCTGGCGGCGAAACGGCGGGGCTTCGAGGTGCGCGTCTTCGAGAAGGACCTGAGCGCCGTGCGGGGCGAGGGGCAGTACCGCGGCCCCATCATCCTCCACGGCAACGCCCTCGCCGTCCTCGCCGCCATCGACCCCGACGTCGCCCGCCAGGTCCTCGCTGCCGCCTGCGTCACCGGGGACCGCCTCAACGGCCTCGCCGACGGCATCACCGGAGACTG GTTTATAAAAATTGACCTTTTAACTCCTGCTCGGAAGAAGGGACTTCCGTTGACCCGATCCATATGTAGAATGACATTACAAGACATCTTACTGAAGGCAATAGGATCTGATACAGTATATAATAGGTCAAAAGTTGTCGACTTCAGGGAGCATCAAAATAAG GTAACTGTAATCCTTGGCGATGGAAGGGAGTACGAAGGTGATGTACTAGTTGGGGCTGATGGAATATGGTCGAAG GTTCGTGCAAAACTATTTGGGTGGCAAGATGCTCAATATTCGAATTATACATGTTATAGCGGATCAGTAGACTATGTGCCTTCGTATATCAGCACAGTCGG GTATCGCGTGTTTGTGGGTTTCAACCAGTATTTTGTTGCTTGTGATATTGGATGTGGAAAGATGCAGTGGTATGGATTTCATAAGGAACCTCCAGGAAGTGCTGATCCTCCTACAG GCAAAAGGAAAAGGCTTCTAGAACTATACGAAGGTTGGTGCAGTGAGGTGGTCGCTCTAATTTCACGGACTTCTGAATCTATGATATTGCGGAGAGACTTGTATGACAGAGACATGATCTATACTTGGGGAAGAGGGCGCATTACGCTTGTAGGTGATGCAGCCCATGCCATGCAGCCTGCTCTTGGCCAGAGTGGTTGCATGGCCATTGag GATTGTTATCAGCTTGTACTTGAACTTGAGAAAGCTTATGTCAAATGTGATTGTCATGATAAACATGCGGATGAAATTGCCTTAGCAATTGCAAG GTATGAGAGGAAAAGGATACTTAGAGTTGGTATAGTGCATGCGGTGACACGGATGGCTGCCAGAATGTCCTCTACATACCGACCCTATTTGGATTTCGGGCCAGGATGCCTATCGGTAG TTTCTCACAAATCTGAGAATACCAAATCCAGCTATTTATGGAGCACAATTCGTTGTCGGACATATTATCATGCCTATTGTTATGACTTGGATGCTGAATGGCCATGG CTAAACAGGCGTCGCACATCCATGAAAGATTTTATTGGTGTGATTATTTGCCCTATCTAA
- the LOC109711850 gene encoding uncharacterized protein LOC109711850, which produces MGENTEREREREGGSARAMKASIKFREEKNPLVRTKVPISVLGLPLVSGLAVGDTGELRVDLATAFDFGPSLRVSYRPTDPWRPFSLVLKTRPSAAAPMAMTAEFSPLGRGGAGPSFSVLFKPRFGDFAITKSFRSSSSPVALGATTNGEGAGKLPIVDYQPLENGFSSNSGKKAIGEFPANDRRSGIGWIGGLFSGMEVIARSVLPLRRETALKLQWGVRVPPELRSVLTDDGRRAPMTGTSLSKLPLLVLNKISIEHAMDRGKEKEKEKEKKRASEADTAPSDAPEAVKRQLEVLQVEHGSLRQSLEELHAKFIDRKMAPVVAGRVSGIADISGKGGVPPPLLPAGSGNRENWDRQGNRKSPENSGEVVRPELGKDEGRRNAK; this is translated from the coding sequence ATGGGGGaaaatacagagagagagagagaaagagagggaggaagCGCGCGAGCCATGAAGGCGTCGATCAAATTCCGAGAGGAGAAGAACCCTCTGGTGCGCACCAAGGTCCCCATCAGCGTCCTCGGCCTCCCCTTAGTCTCCGGCTTGGCCGTCGGCGACACCGGGGAGCTGCGCGTCGACCTCGCCACCGCCTTCGACTTCGGCCCCTCCCTCCGCGTCTCGTACCGCCCCACCGATCCCTGGAGACCCTTCTCCCTCGTCCTCAAGACCaggccctccgccgccgctcccaTGGCCATGACCGCCGAGTTCAGCCCcctcggccgcggcggcgccggcccCAGCTTCTCCGTCCTCTTCAAGCCCCGGTTCGGCGACTTCGCCATCACGAAGTCCTTTCGGTCCAGCTCCTCCCCCGTTGCCCTCGGGGCGACTACGAACGGTGAGGGAGCAGGCAAGCTGCCGATCGTCGACTACCAGCCACTTGAGAACGGGTTCAGTTCCAATTCCGGTAAGAAGGCAATCGGTGAGTTTCCGGCCAACGATCGGCGCAGCGGTATTGGCTGGATCGGCGGACTGTTTTCTGGAATGGAGGTTATCGCGAGAAGCGTCCTCCCGCTGCGGAGGGAGACTGCATTGAAATTACAGTGGGGGGTGAGGGTGCCTCCCGAGCTCCGATCGGTGCTCACGGATGACGGCAGGAGGGCTCCCATGACAGGGACGTCGCTGAGCAAGCTCCCGCTCCTCGTCCTGAACAAGATCTCGATTGAGCACGCGATGGACAGAggcaaggagaaggagaaggagaaggagaagaagagggctTCTGAGGCTGACACTGCACCATCCGACGCTCCGGAGGCAGTGAAGCGGCAGCTGGAGGTGCTGCAGGTGGAGCACGGGTCACTGAGACAATCCCTAGAGGAGCTACATGCGAAATTCATCGACCGGAAGATGGCTCCGGTCGTGGCAGGCAGGGTCTCCGGCATTGCCGACATCAGTGGTAAGGGTGGAGTTCCTCCGCCTTTGCTGCCGGCTGGGTCGGGAAATAGGGAAAATTGGGATCGGCAGGGCAATAGGAAGTCCCCGGAGAATTCCGGAGAGGTGGTGAGACCCGAGTTGGGGAAGGATGAAGGGCGCCGGAACGCGAAATGA